From Sulfurirhabdus autotrophica:
CGCTTTCGGCCAGTGCGATAACGTGTTCACGGGTTAATTCACGCGGATCAACCTCGCAACCGATCTCTGCCGCCGCATCAACTTTGAATTGTGAACTGAGATGTATAAATAATCGGCGAATATCATCAGGGTGTAAATAAGTAGGTGTTCCACCACCCCAATGGATTTGACGCACAGTACGGTCTGGCGCTGTCAGCGCAGCTATACTGTCAATTTCCTTGAACAGATATTCCAGATAGGCAGTGGCCTTTGTGTAATTTTTTGTGGCCACCATATTGCAACCACAGTAATAGCACAATGTATCGCAAAACGGCACATGCACATAAAGCGATAAGTCTCGCCCGCTGGACTGGGTTTTCTGCAACTCTTCCCGCCAGGCCTGTTCGCCAAAAGCCTCACTGAAATACGGCGCTGTGGGGTAAGAGGTATAACGTGGCCCGGGCTTACTGTATTTTTCTAATAATGCGGCAGCAAGTTCCATGATGGTTAACCATGTCAGTTAAAAAGATAATCTTATCCATTATAGCCTTCCTGAACAAGAGTTACTAATACAGAACCCAAGCAGAACAGTGTCATACAACACATTTATTAATTTATTATGTAAGAAAATTGCAATATACTTCTTCTTCGTGTCTATATTTTTTGATTGAGTTTATTCTTTGCCTTACGTAACCATACAGCCGCCCTATTTCCATCTAATCCCTATCCGGGCAGAAGGACTGTATGAGCCCGGGTAATACAAATGCTAGCAAGCGTGCGCATTTATCCCTGTTGCTGGCGTACCTGAATGAATCCAACGATGCTGTGTTTGTGATAGATAGCTGCATGCACTTGTTAATGTCCAATAAAACATTGGCTAACTGGCTTGCCGACTCTTCTTCCCACGCGAACATCGCATCCAGGTTAATCGGGATCGAAGAAAGCATCGTACAGTTTTCCTTACAGCTACAAGCTGCCCTGGCTGGCACTTCACCCCGATTTGAATGCTTGATTCGTCCAGAGGGTGGACTGCCGCGCTGGGTGGAAATTTCCCTGAACAGTGTCAATATCCCTGATCATGAAACTGAAATATTAGGGGTTGTTCGTGATATCAGTGTTCACAAATCAGAAGTAACGCAACTTAAGCACCAGGCTATCCATGATGAATTAACCGGACTGTTGAACCGGCGTGAGTTCACCCGCAGGCTGCAATTTCTGATGAGCGAATCGAATCTTGTCCACCACACCCTGCTTTATCTGGATCTGGACCAGTTTAAAATAGTGAATGATACTTGCGGTCATATAGCTGGCGATGAACTATTGAGTCAACTGGCTGCCATCATTCAGAAACAAATGCGAACGACAGACACGCTGGCTAGACTTGGTGGCGATGAATTCGGGGTGATATTCGAGAATTGTGCACAAGAAGTTGGGATAGTAAAAGCCTCTGCCATATTAGATGCGATCAGCAATTTTCAATTTGACTGGGATGGCAAACATTTCAAAATCGGGGTGAGTATCGGTGTCGCTTCCATCACGCCCAATAGCGATGGCAGTGAATGTGTACTCAGCTCAGCCGACGCTGCGTGCTACGTTGCGAAAGAAAAAGGGCGAAATCGCATTCAGGTTTTTGCAAGCGATGAAGAATGCTCTTTCCGCCGCAGGGAAATGGATTGGATTTCCCGTATCACCGATGCCTTTGAGGCTGACCGCTTCCGCCTCTATTATCAGCATATTTTGCCCGTCACATCAGGCTATGCCTGTTATGAACACCATGAAATATTGCTGCGCATGCTGGATGATGGAGGCAACCCCATCCCCCCGAGTGAATTTATTTTAGCCGCAGAAAAGTACCATTTGATGCCGCTCATCGACCGTTGGGTAATTCGCACATTATTTGCTCACAAATCCCGTTGTTTGATGAACGGTGAGCATTATGGGGATGGTCAAAGCGGGCCGCTTTGTTCTATCAATTTGTCTGGTGCAAGCCTGAATGACGATTTTTTCCTGGATTTTCTCAAAGATCAGATTATTGAACACGATATTCCACCCCATCTGATCTGCTTTGAAGTGACCGAAACTGTTGCCATCAACAATCTGACAAAAGTAGCAAAATTCATGAGTGAATTGCGCGCAGACGGTTTTAGATTTGCTCTGGATGACTTTGGCAGCGGTATGTCTTCCTTTGCCTATTTGAAATCTTTACCCGTAGATTTTCTCAAAATTGATGGTTCAATCATCGTAGACATGGCAAATAATAATACTGATTACCTGATGGTCGAAGCTATCTACCAGATTGCGAAAGCCATGAAAATACAAACCATCGCTGAGTATGTTGAAAATAACAGCATCATGGACAAGCTCAAACTGATAGGCGTGGACTTTGCTCAAGGTTATGAAATTCACACACCGGAATGCCTGCACTAGATAGCCACGTTGGCAAGAAACCAAGCAAAACCTTGGTATAGTTCAAATGATAGTATAAGATTTAAGAGATAAACTTTCGTTACGACGGATTAAACTCATGGATCTTGTATTTCCTACGCCTCAGGAGGCCGAAGCCGCTTTCTATGAGGCTTTTCAATCAGCCAACTTAGAAGCGATGATGGCCGTATGGGATAATGATGCAGATATCACGTGCATTCATCCTAATGGCAAGCGGCTGCAGGGTC
This genomic window contains:
- a CDS encoding putative bifunctional diguanylate cyclase/phosphodiesterase → MSPGNTNASKRAHLSLLLAYLNESNDAVFVIDSCMHLLMSNKTLANWLADSSSHANIASRLIGIEESIVQFSLQLQAALAGTSPRFECLIRPEGGLPRWVEISLNSVNIPDHETEILGVVRDISVHKSEVTQLKHQAIHDELTGLLNRREFTRRLQFLMSESNLVHHTLLYLDLDQFKIVNDTCGHIAGDELLSQLAAIIQKQMRTTDTLARLGGDEFGVIFENCAQEVGIVKASAILDAISNFQFDWDGKHFKIGVSIGVASITPNSDGSECVLSSADAACYVAKEKGRNRIQVFASDEECSFRRREMDWISRITDAFEADRFRLYYQHILPVTSGYACYEHHEILLRMLDDGGNPIPPSEFILAAEKYHLMPLIDRWVIRTLFAHKSRCLMNGEHYGDGQSGPLCSINLSGASLNDDFFLDFLKDQIIEHDIPPHLICFEVTETVAINNLTKVAKFMSELRADGFRFALDDFGSGMSSFAYLKSLPVDFLKIDGSIIVDMANNNTDYLMVEAIYQIAKAMKIQTIAEYVENNSIMDKLKLIGVDFAQGYEIHTPECLH